A DNA window from Maribellus comscasis contains the following coding sequences:
- a CDS encoding TonB-dependent receptor, with amino-acid sequence MKITCLFLMIALVQVSASTYSQSARLTFNLKNVKLSEVFDQIEKNSEFRFFYDSGDFDLTQNVTISADDSKIEEILNGVFKNLDISYEIFDRYIIVKTKGRESSFVKNILQQQQKTISGKVTDSSGAPVPGVTVVVSGTSNGTVTGADGEYSIMNIQPEDKLIFSFVGMKTQEIIVGTQSTIDITMVVDAIGIEEVIAIGYGTMKKNDLTGSISTVDESKITQRSVTTIGEGLQGQVAGVQITQPNGHPGASPVIRIRGVNSIQYGNDPLWVVDGFPLSSGWSYINPNEIETITVLKDASATAIYGANGANGVIIVTTKKGKAGKTKISFDTYCGVQNVTNMYDMMNAKEWATAQRTFWERFRNGAYLSRAFPQEEIDQMGEGTNWQEEIFRTGIIQNHNLSISGANEKTNFFVSGNFLNHEGIVINSKFHKGNFSINLEHKANDKFSFGTSIKTAYEHKQGISSLNVVYGALIMAPTSPVKNEDGTYFSQNDQWIERGIMARINRENPVMMAYEQIGNSDNTHIFTNLFGSYQITNGLTAKVSLGGDINYYRVNHYTPSYFYSESASHGSADASASQTFNWVNENTLTYIKTFNDIHSLNIVGGITAQQQKSEILAASATDFYTDITQYYDLSIGAEPGIPSTSYSEWTMVSLLGRVNYNYADRYFVTASARYDGSSRFGSNNRFAFFPSGALAWRVSQEDFLKDTDWLANLKLRLSYGKTGNQAIPLYQNILPYNKITSYPFGSNITTAVGPGSLVNPDLKWEATDQYNAGIDLGIFNNKLSFTADYYYKKTKDLLFNVSVPRQGGYSTVLKNIGSVENKGFEFGVNANLGKGDFSWNGSGNISFNRNKVLELAESDRFFGPNIGWRYISRNGGAATIIMEGEPLGVFWGNIFDGLWQTEEEFQTGHMATNTNVGPGFENYRDIDGNGIFEEGVDETIIGDPHPDFVFDVSNSFNYKHFDLSFNIYGVVGNDIFNANLIELTSQVNVDNALKAYINNWDGVGTSNKYFKNDRPTGRSGVFPNRASTQYIEDGTFVRLQNLTFGYNVPVRVIQKLRVYVSADNLVTLTKYSGFNPEVSSLTSDMAAGIDAGTYPVAKTVRLGVQIDL; translated from the coding sequence ATGAAAATAACGTGTTTGTTTCTGATGATTGCCCTCGTTCAGGTTTCAGCCTCGACATATTCACAATCTGCAAGGCTGACCTTCAATTTAAAGAATGTGAAACTATCGGAAGTTTTTGATCAAATTGAAAAAAATTCAGAATTTCGATTTTTCTACGATTCAGGAGATTTCGATCTTACTCAAAATGTCACTATCAGTGCCGATGATTCAAAAATTGAAGAAATATTGAATGGTGTATTCAAAAATCTGGATATCTCATATGAAATTTTTGACCGCTATATTATTGTAAAAACGAAAGGTAGGGAAAGCAGCTTTGTGAAAAATATTTTGCAGCAGCAACAAAAAACAATTTCAGGGAAGGTAACCGATTCTTCCGGTGCTCCCGTTCCCGGTGTAACTGTAGTTGTTAGCGGAACATCAAATGGTACGGTAACGGGGGCCGATGGAGAATATTCAATAATGAACATTCAACCTGAAGACAAACTGATATTCTCTTTTGTTGGGATGAAGACACAGGAAATTATTGTCGGAACTCAATCAACAATCGATATAACGATGGTGGTCGATGCCATTGGAATTGAAGAAGTAATTGCAATAGGATATGGTACTATGAAAAAGAATGATTTGACTGGTTCCATTTCTACCGTTGATGAAAGTAAAATAACACAACGTTCAGTTACTACAATTGGAGAGGGACTTCAGGGACAGGTTGCTGGTGTTCAGATAACTCAGCCAAATGGTCATCCTGGAGCAAGTCCAGTGATTAGAATTCGAGGTGTGAATTCAATCCAATATGGAAATGATCCGTTATGGGTAGTCGATGGCTTTCCTCTAAGTTCAGGATGGTCCTATATAAATCCAAATGAGATTGAAACAATAACAGTTCTTAAAGATGCATCAGCAACAGCAATATATGGTGCAAACGGAGCAAATGGCGTAATAATAGTTACTACAAAAAAAGGAAAAGCCGGGAAAACCAAAATTAGTTTTGATACTTATTGTGGTGTTCAGAATGTTACAAACATGTATGATATGATGAATGCAAAAGAATGGGCAACTGCACAACGAACCTTTTGGGAACGTTTTAGAAATGGCGCATATTTAAGCCGTGCTTTTCCTCAGGAAGAGATTGATCAAATGGGAGAAGGAACAAATTGGCAGGAAGAAATATTCAGGACAGGTATTATCCAGAATCATAATTTGTCAATTTCAGGGGCAAATGAAAAAACCAATTTTTTTGTGTCCGGAAATTTTTTAAATCATGAAGGCATTGTTATTAATTCAAAATTTCATAAAGGTAATTTCAGTATTAATTTAGAACATAAGGCAAATGATAAATTTAGTTTTGGAACAAGTATAAAAACAGCATATGAACATAAACAGGGAATAAGCAGCCTTAATGTTGTTTATGGTGCACTTATCATGGCTCCAACATCACCTGTTAAAAATGAAGATGGAACATACTTTTCTCAAAATGACCAATGGATCGAAAGAGGTATTATGGCGCGTATCAATAGGGAAAATCCTGTTATGATGGCATACGAACAAATTGGTAATTCTGATAATACCCATATATTTACTAACCTTTTTGGCTCTTATCAGATAACAAATGGATTAACAGCTAAAGTTAGTTTAGGAGGTGATATAAATTATTACAGGGTGAATCATTATACACCTTCTTATTTCTATAGTGAAAGTGCTTCTCATGGGAGCGCCGACGCCTCTGCATCTCAAACTTTCAACTGGGTGAATGAAAATACGTTAACTTACATTAAAACATTTAATGATATTCATTCATTAAATATTGTCGGTGGTATTACTGCTCAACAGCAAAAAAGTGAAATTTTAGCTGCATCTGCTACTGATTTTTATACTGACATTACTCAATATTATGACTTGAGTATTGGAGCAGAACCAGGAATTCCATCAACTTCATACAGCGAGTGGACAATGGTCTCGTTACTCGGAAGGGTAAATTATAATTATGCTGATAGATATTTTGTAACAGCATCCGCCAGATATGATGGATCCAGCCGTTTTGGTTCAAATAATCGTTTTGCATTTTTCCCGTCAGGTGCTTTGGCGTGGAGAGTCAGTCAGGAAGATTTTTTAAAAGATACTGATTGGCTGGCCAATTTAAAGTTGAGGTTAAGTTATGGAAAAACCGGTAATCAGGCAATACCTTTATATCAGAATATTCTCCCTTATAATAAAATTACTTCTTATCCATTTGGTTCAAATATTACCACAGCAGTAGGTCCGGGTTCTTTGGTTAATCCTGATCTGAAGTGGGAAGCAACCGATCAATACAATGCAGGTATTGATTTGGGGATTTTTAATAATAAATTAAGCTTTACTGCAGATTATTATTACAAAAAAACAAAGGACTTGTTATTCAATGTTTCGGTACCTCGTCAGGGAGGGTATAGTACAGTACTTAAAAATATTGGTAGTGTCGAGAATAAAGGTTTTGAATTTGGAGTAAATGCCAACCTTGGAAAGGGAGACTTTAGTTGGAACGGTTCGGGGAATATTTCTTTTAACAGGAATAAAGTTTTAGAACTTGCTGAATCTGACCGCTTTTTTGGTCCCAATATCGGATGGAGATATATTAGTCGAAATGGCGGCGCTGCTACTATAATAATGGAAGGCGAACCTCTGGGTGTGTTCTGGGGAAATATTTTTGATGGATTATGGCAAACGGAAGAGGAATTCCAGACAGGACATATGGCTACAAACACAAACGTTGGTCCCGGATTTGAAAATTACAGAGATATTGATGGCAATGGAATCTTTGAGGAAGGTGTGGACGAAACTATAATCGGCGATCCTCATCCTGACTTCGTGTTTGATGTAAGCAATTCATTTAATTATAAACATTTTGATTTAAGTTTCAATATTTATGGTGTGGTTGGCAATGATATTTTTAATGCTAATTTGATTGAGTTAACATCGCAGGTTAATGTCGATAATGCACTTAAAGCATATATTAACAACTGGGATGGAGTAGGTACTTCAAACAAATATTTTAAAAATGACCGGCCAACCGGACGATCTGGGGTTTTTCCGAATAGAGCTTCTACACAATATATTGAAGACGGTACTTTTGTACGACTTCAAAATTTGACCTTTGGATATAATGTGCCAGTTAGAGTTATTCAGAAATTAAGAGTATATGTGTCAGCAGACAACTTGGTTACATTAACCAAATATTCAGGTTTTAATCCTGAAGTAAGTTCCTTGACCTCGGATATGGCTGCAGGTATTGATGCTGGCACCTATCCGGTTGCAAAGACTGTAAGACTGGGTGTTCAAATAGATTTATAA
- a CDS encoding FecR family protein, which translates to MKKEEIIKNIIKSKSSLHSSEFLSWVQKSEENRKEFIRYKNLWALLKSGNELDRKYINDDFILLKRRMKESGTGFKVRELIKYAAIIVLALIGGYLIHSIPKSGEVFMNEVSVPKGNRSSIVLPDGSEVWLTNGSKLIYPEVFNDKIRNVKLEGEAYFKISHDASKPFTVDLGEQQIKVLGTEFSVLAYPDDNIVQVDLITGKVQLDVFEEIGSDKYKSYQLKPSYSLVLDKTSGSLKNYKIPDSFYKYWQQGIYEFKNESFVSLAKKIDRIYGIKVIFEDNTLKGCTFTGAFFLDSNIYTIIETFRRASSIPFEYTIDNNQIYLKREK; encoded by the coding sequence ATGAAGAAAGAAGAAATTATAAAAAATATTATAAAAAGTAAATCTTCACTGCATTCCAGTGAGTTTTTATCCTGGGTTCAAAAATCGGAGGAAAATAGAAAGGAATTTATACGTTATAAAAATCTTTGGGCTTTGTTAAAAAGCGGCAATGAATTGGACCGTAAATACATAAATGACGATTTTATTTTACTCAAAAGACGAATGAAAGAATCCGGGACTGGATTTAAAGTCAGGGAACTAATTAAATATGCCGCAATAATTGTTTTAGCTTTAATCGGAGGATATCTAATACATTCGATACCGAAGTCCGGTGAAGTATTCATGAACGAAGTATCTGTTCCAAAAGGGAACCGGAGTTCAATTGTTTTACCGGATGGTAGTGAGGTCTGGTTAACCAATGGCTCAAAACTGATTTATCCTGAAGTTTTTAATGATAAAATAAGAAACGTGAAGCTGGAAGGTGAGGCGTATTTTAAAATTTCTCATGATGCTTCGAAGCCTTTTACAGTTGATCTTGGGGAGCAACAGATAAAAGTATTGGGAACTGAATTCTCTGTCTTGGCCTATCCCGATGATAATATTGTTCAGGTGGACTTAATTACAGGAAAAGTACAACTCGACGTGTTTGAAGAGATAGGCTCCGATAAATATAAATCCTACCAGTTAAAACCTTCGTATAGTTTAGTTTTAGATAAAACATCCGGGAGTTTAAAAAACTACAAGATCCCGGATAGCTTTTACAAATATTGGCAACAGGGGATTTATGAATTTAAAAATGAGTCTTTCGTCAGTCTTGCTAAAAAGATCGACCGCATATATGGTATTAAAGTTATTTTTGAAGACAATACTTTAAAGGGATGTACCTTCACAGGAGCTTTCTTTTTAGATTCTAATATTTACACAATTATAGAAACTTTCAGGCGAGCTTCCTCTATCCCGTTTGAATATACAATTGACAACAACCAAATTTATTTAAAACGTGAAAAATAA
- a CDS encoding RagB/SusD family nutrient uptake outer membrane protein → MKKYSFLIIVFSLLLSSCEGFLEVDPKNKISSENFFQTEADAEACISGIYSVLRGHYNFNVFYFGDISTEIANNGETQANLDNGVYTSADERFRSFWAQMYRVINYANGAIKNVPSINMDSDLKERYIAEAHFLRALAYFELVRAFGGVPKIIEPTIDESNNLLPRSTTEEIYTLIFEDLKYCEDILPTTYSSSDKGRPTSGAAKALMAKAYLQKGDFENTRLKTLEVIGSGTYKLCDYLGDVFNVEKENGIEHIFSIQFLGGTNESMGSSISNSFASRNVEINPNNIASGAAVATEDAFYNSIPDHFRKRLTIVSEFPSLYYPEITAVGVAGAGPCCMKYWDPLYRTRTGGDDANWMVIRYADVLLMYAEAENEINGPTVSAYEAINEIRKRARDENQNNIDDPEEIAELPDLSGLSKDEFRRAVWNERDMELCFEGHHRWDLIRTGRFVEVLNASGIASQVSETNILFPIPHLEILANPNLEQNPGYSD, encoded by the coding sequence ATGAAAAAATATAGTTTTTTAATTATAGTCTTCTCTTTGCTTCTTTCTTCATGTGAAGGATTCTTAGAGGTAGATCCCAAAAACAAAATAAGTAGCGAAAATTTCTTTCAAACTGAGGCAGATGCAGAGGCATGCATATCAGGAATATACTCCGTTCTAAGGGGACATTATAATTTTAATGTATTTTATTTTGGTGATATTTCAACAGAAATAGCTAATAATGGCGAAACTCAGGCCAATTTAGATAATGGAGTTTATACTTCTGCTGACGAAAGATTCAGAAGTTTTTGGGCACAAATGTATAGAGTAATTAATTATGCAAATGGTGCAATAAAAAATGTCCCATCTATTAATATGGACTCCGATTTGAAGGAAAGATATATAGCAGAAGCGCACTTTTTAAGGGCCCTCGCTTATTTTGAACTCGTTCGTGCATTTGGAGGTGTCCCTAAAATTATAGAACCAACTATAGATGAATCTAATAATTTATTACCAAGATCAACTACAGAGGAAATTTATACACTTATTTTTGAAGATTTGAAATATTGTGAGGATATTTTGCCGACAACTTATAGTTCTTCTGATAAAGGCCGTCCTACCTCTGGTGCTGCTAAAGCTTTAATGGCTAAAGCATATTTGCAAAAAGGTGACTTCGAAAATACCCGTTTAAAAACATTGGAAGTTATCGGGTCAGGAACATATAAACTATGCGATTATCTAGGCGACGTATTTAATGTTGAAAAGGAAAATGGAATTGAGCATATTTTTTCAATTCAATTTTTAGGGGGTACTAATGAAAGTATGGGGAGTTCGATAAGTAATTCATTTGCTTCCAGAAATGTTGAAATTAATCCAAATAATATTGCATCCGGAGCTGCTGTTGCGACAGAAGATGCATTTTATAATTCTATTCCCGATCATTTCAGAAAAAGGTTAACGATTGTATCTGAATTCCCTTCATTGTATTATCCTGAAATAACTGCTGTAGGCGTTGCCGGTGCAGGTCCATGTTGTATGAAATACTGGGATCCTTTGTACAGAACAAGAACAGGCGGTGATGATGCAAACTGGATGGTTATACGTTATGCTGATGTATTATTGATGTACGCTGAAGCAGAAAATGAGATTAATGGTCCCACGGTATCAGCTTATGAAGCAATCAATGAAATCAGGAAAAGGGCACGTGATGAGAATCAGAATAATATTGATGATCCGGAAGAAATTGCTGAATTACCAGACTTATCTGGATTAAGTAAGGATGAATTCAGGCGGGCTGTTTGGAATGAGCGTGATATGGAACTTTGTTTTGAAGGGCATCATCGATGGGATTTAATCCGTACAGGAAGATTTGTAGAAGTTCTTAATGCAAGTGGTATAGCTTCACAAGTGAGTGAAACAAATATACTTTTCCCTATACCTCACTTGGAGATTTTGGCAAATCCTAACCTTGAGCAGAATCCCGGATACTCCGATTAG
- a CDS encoding RNA polymerase sigma-70 factor, with amino-acid sequence MNSLSNDVITLLNQKQKAAFEVIFNLYYPRLVCFAQEYVSFEVARNLVQDAFLSFWEKNPHVISESQLQSYLYTTVKNSCISRLRHEKIKKKFVEESERKIQKHLYISALENLDTSTIAFQEIETIIERTLAELPPRCREVFILSRFEGKKNHEVAGELNISQKAVEAQITKALKIFRVALKDFLPIVAYLLYIR; translated from the coding sequence ATGAATTCTTTGTCAAACGACGTAATTACTTTATTAAACCAAAAGCAAAAAGCTGCCTTTGAAGTAATTTTTAATTTATATTATCCTCGTCTGGTTTGTTTTGCACAAGAATATGTTTCGTTTGAAGTGGCGCGAAACCTTGTTCAGGACGCTTTTCTTTCTTTTTGGGAAAAGAATCCTCATGTTATAAGTGAATCCCAGTTGCAAAGTTATTTATATACCACGGTAAAAAACAGTTGTATTTCACGTTTAAGACATGAGAAGATTAAAAAGAAATTTGTTGAAGAGTCTGAACGTAAAATCCAAAAGCATTTGTATATATCGGCTTTGGAAAATTTGGATACCTCAACTATCGCTTTTCAGGAAATAGAAACGATAATTGAAAGAACGCTTGCAGAATTACCCCCCCGTTGTCGGGAGGTATTTATTTTAAGTCGTTTTGAAGGCAAAAAGAATCATGAAGTAGCCGGAGAGTTAAATATTTCACAAAAGGCAGTAGAGGCTCAAATAACCAAAGCGCTGAAGATATTCAGGGTTGCCCTAAAGGATTTCCTTCCGATTGTTGCTTATTTGCTGTATATCAGGTAG